A single Pseudomonas putida DNA region contains:
- a CDS encoding LysR family transcriptional regulator, with translation MRYSPEALVAFVEAAALGSFSAAARKLRKSQSTISIAIANFEADIGCPLFDRAGRHPTLNAAGHQVLNHVEAILDASARLDALAVRLADQVEPLVSVVMSDSYSVTFQGAAMGRFAEHYPHTELRCGPSEDADVIDLVQQGLAHIGILAAQGSYPADVSVARLPEQAEFCLYASREHPLAKLPALQPEHLEHERQLYIKTYAPSLPHGHGQAWSAPDYLTLLEFAVRGFGWAELPKALVARFGSGLVELPMAGYPRRVAMDVAWSRQRALGPAGQWLVGQLLER, from the coding sequence ATGCGCTACTCCCCCGAAGCTCTCGTCGCCTTCGTCGAAGCCGCCGCCCTCGGTTCGTTCTCCGCCGCCGCGCGCAAGCTGCGCAAGAGCCAGTCGACCATCAGCATCGCCATTGCCAACTTCGAGGCCGACATCGGCTGCCCGCTGTTCGACCGCGCCGGCCGTCACCCCACGCTCAATGCGGCCGGCCATCAGGTGCTGAACCACGTCGAGGCGATCCTCGATGCCAGCGCCAGGCTGGATGCATTGGCCGTGCGCCTGGCTGACCAGGTCGAACCGCTGGTGTCAGTGGTGATGTCCGACAGTTACAGCGTGACCTTCCAGGGCGCGGCGATGGGCCGTTTCGCCGAGCATTACCCGCACACCGAACTGCGCTGCGGCCCCTCCGAGGACGCCGACGTGATCGACCTGGTGCAGCAAGGCCTGGCGCATATCGGCATCCTCGCGGCGCAGGGCAGTTACCCGGCGGATGTCAGCGTGGCACGCCTGCCCGAGCAGGCAGAATTCTGCCTCTATGCCAGCCGCGAACACCCGTTGGCGAAGCTGCCGGCGTTGCAGCCGGAACACCTGGAACACGAACGCCAGCTGTACATCAAGACCTACGCCCCGAGCCTGCCCCATGGCCACGGCCAGGCCTGGTCGGCACCGGACTACCTGACCTTGCTCGAGTTCGCCGTGCGCGGCTTCGGCTGGGCCGAACTGCCCAAGGCGCTGGTGGCGCGCTTCGGCAGTGGCCTGGTGGAGTTGCCCATGGCCGGCTACCCACGGCGGGTGGCCATGGATGTGGCCTGGTCACGCCAGCGGGCGCTGGGGCCCGCCGGGCAATGGCTGGTGGGGCAGTTGCTGGAGCGTTAG
- a CDS encoding efflux RND transporter permease subunit codes for MKFLLGLVSRRVGLSVLALAVLLLGTAAYFRLPVAALPTVDFPTIQVTAVLSGANAETMASSVATPLERAFATVPQVTSMSSSNAAGKTQIVLQFDLDRDIDGAAQDVQAAINTASASLPTTMTTPPRLNKVNPSEATVLSIAVTSPVRTLPELDRYVDNYIAQQLSQVPGVGMIDFHGEQKPAVRVRIDPDRLAARGLTLEDVRSIIGVSTIDQPKGSLDGPLHSISLGATDQMLDVQQYRDQVVAYRSGMPIRLGDLGEVVLAAEDTQQSAVLDGQPTVIADIHKQPGYNVISTIEQIQARLPGLMAQLPADVQVHIAGDRTQTIQASVADVQFTLLLTIALVVLVIFLFLRSAVATLIPAMTIPLSLAATFAVMYLLGYSLDNLSIMGLAIAVGFVVDDAIVMMENIVRHLEMGKSRLQAALDGLAEVAMTIVSMTVSLIAVFLPVLLMSGMVGRLMREFAVTVSVAVAVSCVISLAVTPMLCAWLLKPHAGHAPQGRFARGSEACFEAIQRGYEVSLDWVLGHQRLALAAMLATVLATGLLFTSIPKGFFPEQDTGLITAIAEAAPDSSPASMREQVGQLAAIVGQDPAVDKVYYWVGPNPTISQARMVIGLKPFEARSASARQVINRLQAPLAQVPGIRLFMQPNQDIQFGGKVSKTQYQYTLQDANSNELDQWAGKLLGELQKLPQLQHVSSDQQQGIAQATLVIDRSAAARLGVEVQAIDNVLYDAFGQRQVATMFTQLDQNHVILELDPRWQESLATLEHLYVRAASGELVPLNMLAKVERELVPVVINHQGVFPSITLSFDLAPGMALSDAVAAVEQVSARLGMPDTVQGSFQGSAQVFQDAMKSQPWLILAAILTVYVILALLYENAIHPLTIISTLPSAGFGALVALWLSGLDLSILAMIGIILLIGIVKKNAIMIVDFTLDARSRGLTPAEAVRAACLLRLRPILMTSLAALLGAVPLAFGHGAGAELRQPLGIAIVGGLLVSLVLTLYSTPTIYLWFERWQARREARAGQGELA; via the coding sequence ATGAAGTTCCTGCTTGGGCTGGTCAGCCGCCGCGTGGGCTTGAGCGTGCTGGCGTTGGCCGTGTTGCTGCTGGGTACCGCCGCTTACTTCCGCCTGCCGGTGGCGGCCTTGCCGACGGTCGATTTCCCCACCATCCAGGTCACTGCCGTGCTTTCGGGGGCCAACGCCGAAACCATGGCCAGCTCGGTCGCGACGCCGCTGGAGCGGGCGTTTGCGACGGTGCCACAGGTGACGTCCATGTCGTCGAGCAATGCCGCCGGCAAGACCCAGATCGTCCTGCAATTCGACCTGGACCGCGACATCGACGGTGCCGCCCAGGATGTGCAGGCGGCCATCAACACAGCGTCGGCCAGCCTGCCGACGACCATGACCACGCCACCGCGGCTGAACAAGGTCAACCCGTCCGAAGCCACCGTGCTGTCGATTGCCGTAACTTCGCCAGTGCGCACGCTGCCTGAGCTCGACCGCTACGTGGACAACTACATCGCCCAGCAGCTGTCGCAGGTGCCCGGGGTCGGGATGATCGACTTCCATGGCGAGCAGAAGCCTGCCGTGCGCGTGCGCATCGACCCCGACCGGCTTGCCGCGCGGGGCCTGACCCTGGAGGACGTGCGCTCGATCATCGGCGTCAGCACCATCGACCAGCCCAAGGGCAGCCTCGACGGCCCATTGCACTCGATCAGCCTGGGCGCCACTGACCAGATGCTGGACGTGCAGCAGTACCGCGACCAGGTGGTTGCCTACCGCAGCGGCATGCCCATTCGCCTTGGCGACCTGGGCGAGGTGGTGCTGGCAGCCGAAGATACCCAGCAATCTGCGGTGCTCGATGGCCAGCCCACGGTCATCGCCGACATTCACAAGCAACCCGGCTATAACGTGATCAGCACCATCGAGCAGATCCAGGCGCGCCTGCCAGGCCTGATGGCCCAGCTGCCCGCCGACGTCCAGGTGCACATCGCCGGCGACCGCACCCAGACCATCCAGGCCTCGGTGGCAGACGTGCAATTCACGTTGCTGCTGACCATTGCCCTGGTGGTGCTGGTGATCTTCCTGTTCCTGCGCAGCGCCGTCGCCACGCTGATACCGGCCATGACCATCCCGCTGTCGCTGGCCGCGACCTTCGCGGTGATGTACCTGCTCGGCTACAGCCTGGACAACCTGTCGATCATGGGCCTGGCCATTGCGGTGGGCTTCGTGGTCGATGATGCGATCGTGATGATGGAAAACATCGTTCGCCACCTGGAAATGGGCAAGTCGCGCCTGCAGGCGGCCCTGGACGGCCTGGCGGAAGTGGCGATGACCATCGTTTCGATGACCGTGTCATTGATTGCGGTGTTCCTGCCGGTGCTGCTCATGAGCGGCATGGTCGGCCGGTTGATGCGTGAGTTTGCGGTCACCGTGAGCGTGGCCGTGGCGGTGTCCTGCGTGATTTCGCTGGCCGTGACGCCGATGCTTTGTGCCTGGCTGCTCAAGCCGCATGCCGGGCATGCCCCCCAGGGGCGTTTCGCCCGGGGCAGCGAGGCCTGCTTCGAGGCGATCCAGCGTGGCTATGAGGTTTCCCTCGACTGGGTGCTGGGCCATCAGCGGCTTGCATTGGCAGCGATGCTGGCCACGGTGCTGGCCACCGGCTTGCTGTTCACCAGCATCCCCAAGGGCTTTTTCCCCGAGCAGGACACCGGCCTGATCACCGCCATCGCCGAAGCGGCGCCGGACAGCTCGCCAGCCAGCATGCGCGAGCAGGTCGGCCAGTTGGCGGCCATCGTTGGCCAGGACCCGGCGGTGGACAAGGTCTATTACTGGGTCGGGCCCAACCCGACCATCAGCCAGGCACGCATGGTGATCGGCCTCAAACCGTTCGAGGCGCGCAGCGCTTCGGCCCGGCAGGTCATCAACCGCTTGCAGGCGCCGCTGGCGCAGGTGCCGGGCATCCGCCTGTTCATGCAGCCGAACCAGGACATCCAGTTTGGCGGCAAGGTCAGCAAGACCCAGTATCAGTACACCCTGCAGGATGCCAACTCGAACGAGCTCGACCAATGGGCCGGCAAGCTGCTGGGCGAGCTGCAGAAGCTGCCGCAATTGCAGCATGTCAGCTCGGACCAGCAGCAGGGCATCGCCCAGGCCACCCTGGTGATCGACCGCTCCGCCGCGGCGCGCCTGGGCGTCGAGGTGCAGGCCATCGACAATGTGCTGTACGACGCCTTTGGCCAGCGCCAGGTGGCGACGATGTTCACCCAGCTCGACCAGAACCACGTGATCCTCGAACTCGACCCGCGTTGGCAAGAGTCCCTGGCAACCCTGGAACACCTGTACGTGCGCGCTGCCAGCGGTGAACTGGTACCGCTGAACATGCTGGCCAAGGTCGAGCGTGAGCTGGTGCCGGTGGTGATCAACCATCAGGGCGTGTTCCCGTCCATTACCCTGTCGTTCGACCTGGCCCCCGGCATGGCGCTCAGCGATGCCGTGGCGGCGGTGGAGCAGGTGTCGGCCAGGCTCGGCATGCCCGATACCGTGCAGGGCAGCTTCCAGGGTTCGGCACAGGTCTTCCAGGATGCGATGAAGTCGCAGCCCTGGCTGATCCTGGCGGCGATCCTGACGGTGTATGTGATCCTGGCGCTGCTATACGAGAACGCCATTCACCCGCTGACCATCATCTCCACCTTGCCGTCGGCAGGCTTTGGCGCGTTGGTGGCGCTGTGGCTCAGCGGGCTGGACCTGTCGATCCTGGCGATGATCGGCATCATCCTGCTGATCGGTATCGTCAAGAAGAACGCGATCATGATCGTCGACTTCACCCTCGATGCACGCAGCCGCGGGCTGACGCCGGCCGAGGCGGTGCGGGCCGCGTGCCTGCTGCGCCTGCGGCCGATCCTGATGACCTCGCTGGCGGCGCTGCTGGGTGCGGTGCCCCTGGCCTTCGGCCACGGTGCCGGGGCGGAGCTGCGCCAGCCGCTGGGCATCGCCATTGTGGGGGGGCTGCTGGTGTCGCTGGTGCTGACCCTGTACTCGACGCCGACCATCTACCTGTGGTTCGAGCGCTGGCAGGCCCGGCGCGAAGCACGGGCGGGGCAGGGCGAACTCGCCTAA
- a CDS encoding efflux RND transporter periplasmic adaptor subunit, with protein sequence MMFTTQPRRLGLAVAGIGLLAIGYLRYDGAAPVKAVQAPPVPVQIAQVTGQDMPVWLASIGNVQPLNRVNVRVRADGELTAVRFEEGQMVEANAVLATIDTRAYKAQLAQAQAVVARDQAQIGNLKVSLDRASKLAQAKAGPTQDVDTYKAQLAAQQASLQADQAALDSAQLQLSFTEVRAPFAGRTGQRQLDVGSIIHGSEATGLVTLTQMNPISVSFAVSQDELPGILQQQAQAPLQVVAMSADGQREIARGKLTFIDSQVAAASGQVQLKAQFDNASQQLWPGQLVSARVLVDTRQNVTAVPASAVQMGREGNYVYVVDDQQQVQVRKVDAAPLVVAGEQWIREGLKVGEKVIANGQSRVAPGVKVMDARQDVAATEAQR encoded by the coding sequence ATGATGTTCACCACCCAACCGCGCCGCCTGGGCCTGGCCGTCGCCGGCATCGGCCTGCTGGCCATCGGTTACCTGCGCTACGACGGCGCAGCGCCGGTCAAGGCTGTACAGGCGCCGCCCGTGCCGGTGCAGATCGCCCAGGTAACCGGGCAGGACATGCCGGTGTGGTTGGCGTCCATCGGCAATGTGCAACCGCTCAACCGGGTGAATGTGCGCGTGCGCGCCGACGGCGAGCTGACCGCTGTGCGCTTCGAGGAAGGCCAGATGGTCGAGGCCAATGCCGTGCTGGCGACCATCGATACTCGCGCCTACAAGGCGCAGCTCGCCCAGGCCCAGGCGGTGGTTGCCCGTGACCAGGCACAGATCGGCAACCTCAAGGTCAGCCTCGACCGCGCCAGCAAGCTGGCCCAGGCCAAGGCCGGCCCGACCCAGGATGTCGACACCTACAAGGCGCAACTGGCCGCGCAGCAGGCCAGCCTGCAAGCCGACCAGGCCGCCCTCGACAGTGCGCAGCTACAGCTGTCGTTCACCGAGGTGCGCGCGCCGTTCGCCGGGCGCACCGGCCAGCGCCAGCTCGATGTCGGCTCGATCATCCATGGCAGCGAGGCCACCGGCCTGGTTACCCTGACGCAGATGAACCCGATTTCAGTGTCGTTTGCGGTTTCCCAGGATGAGCTGCCCGGCATCCTCCAGCAGCAGGCGCAGGCACCGCTGCAGGTGGTGGCGATGAGTGCCGATGGCCAGCGCGAAATTGCCCGCGGCAAGCTCACCTTCATCGACAGCCAGGTGGCGGCGGCCAGCGGCCAGGTGCAGCTCAAGGCGCAGTTCGACAACGCCAGCCAACAGCTCTGGCCCGGCCAGCTGGTGAGTGCACGGGTGCTGGTCGATACCCGGCAGAATGTCACCGCGGTGCCGGCCAGTGCCGTGCAGATGGGCCGTGAAGGCAACTACGTGTACGTGGTCGACGACCAGCAGCAAGTGCAAGTACGCAAGGTCGATGCCGCGCCGCTGGTGGTGGCCGGCGAGCAGTGGATTCGTGAGGGCTTGAAAGTTGGCGAGAAGGTTATCGCCAACGGCCAGTCCCGCGTGGCCCCTGGGGTGAAGGTGATGGATGCCCGGCAGGATGTGGCTGCCACGGAGGCGCAACGATGA